One segment of Leptodactylus fuscus isolate aLepFus1 chromosome 7, aLepFus1.hap2, whole genome shotgun sequence DNA contains the following:
- the UBXN1 gene encoding UBX domain-containing protein 1: MSECSALESLIEMGFSPNRAEKAVAATGNQGIESAMDWLMEHEDDPDIDEPTVPDTKDDATEQDPQIMETGSQEMDTSSGRSSSLTEEEKERQTKRMMELIAQKQQEREEREKRERIEQEKQRRRQGQELSAIRQKMQEQEMQKAAEDRRKEKQEERMARERVREKIARDKAERAKRYGGATSDPVSPPAESPLPASTPSPSSPVQEPPTKKEYDQCRIQVRLLDGTALSQTFRAREQLAAVRLYVELNWPGGPEGPFNLLTSFPRRVFTEEDMEKPLQELGLVPSAVLIVAKK, from the exons ATGTCTGAGTGTTCAGCGCTGGAAAGCCTCATAGAGATGGGATTCTCCCCGAACAGAGC GGAAAAGGCAGTGGCTGCCACGGGAAATCAAGGAATAGAGTCTGCCATGGACTG GCTGATGGAACATGAAGATGATCCTGACATAGATGAGCCAACTGTACCAGACACCAAAGATGATGCAACTGAGCAGGATCCACAAATAATGGAAACAGGTTCACAAGAAATGGATACAAGTTCAG GAAGATCTTCTTCTTTAACCGAGGAAGAGAAAGAAAGGCAAACGAAAAG GATGATGGAGCTGATAGCACAGAAGCAACAAGAGCGTGAAGAGCGAGAAAAACGGGAGAGAATTGAACAGGAGAAACAGAGGCGGAGGCAAGGACAAGAATTATCTGCCATCCGACAGAAGATGCAAGAGCAAGAAATGCAGAAAGCAGCAGAAGATCGGAGAAAGGAAAAGCAGGAGGAAAGAATGGCAAG AGAACGTGTCAGAGAGAAAATTGCACGAGACAAAGCAGAGAGAGCAAAAAGG TATGGAGGAGCCACATCGGATCCAGTTTCCCCTCCTGCAGAATCTCCTCTTCCAGCTTCCACACCGTCTCCGTCTTCCCCTGTACAGGAGCCACCGACCAAGAAGGAATATGATCAGTGCCGTATTCAG GTGCGCTTACTTGACGGCACAGCCCTATCGCAAACATTTCGAGCTCGTGAACAGTTGGCTGCTGTCCGCTTATATGTGGAACTAAACTGGCCTGGTGGTCCAGAAGGGCCTTTCAACCTGTTGACCTCTTTCCCTCGACGGGTTTTCACAGAAGAAGACATGGAGAAACCACTACAAGAACTTG GTTTGGTGCCTTCTGCAGTCTTGATTGTTGCTAAAAAATAA